One Sodalinema gerasimenkoae IPPAS B-353 DNA segment encodes these proteins:
- a CDS encoding UPF0175 family protein, whose protein sequence is MIQIQLNLPETAFSALRSTPDEFAQELLIAAVVKWYEVGMISQSKAAEIAGINRQAFLQALNRFGVSPFQSTPEELTEEVSRD, encoded by the coding sequence ATGATACAAATTCAACTCAACTTACCTGAAACTGCCTTCTCTGCCCTCCGCAGTACCCCAGACGAATTCGCCCAAGAATTACTCATTGCTGCCGTAGTCAAGTGGTATGAAGTCGGGATGATTTCTCAATCCAAAGCAGCTGAAATTGCAGGCATTAACCGTCAGGCTTTTCTGCAAGCCCTTAATCGATTTGGGGTTTCCCCATTTCAGAGCACACCAGAAGAACTAACAGAGGAAGTTAGCCGTGATTAA
- a CDS encoding DUF3368 domain-containing protein, with amino-acid sequence MPVRGTLAVIILAKQMRYIPSVKQDLENLVQVGLRISPTVLAQAIALAGED; translated from the coding sequence ATTCCAGTCCGAGGTACTTTAGCTGTGATCATCCTAGCGAAGCAGATGAGATACATCCCATCTGTCAAGCAGGATTTAGAGAACCTTGTCCAAGTTGGTTTACGGATTAGCCCGACGGTACTCGCACAAGCCATTGCACTGGCAGGGGAGGACTGA
- a CDS encoding GIY-YIG nuclease family protein: protein MKLKLPDRFNIPVQPREWFLVPLEVIEEVVEKIQDGTLEQFQYEPETASLRQV from the coding sequence TTGAAGCTGAAACTACCCGATCGCTTTAACATCCCCGTGCAACCCAGGGAGTGGTTTCTTGTCCCACTAGAGGTCATTGAAGAGGTGGTTGAGAAAATCCAGGACGGGACTCTAGAGCAATTTCAATACGAGCCGGAGACAGCCAGCCTGCGGCAAGTGTAA